A section of the Harmonia axyridis chromosome 2, icHarAxyr1.1, whole genome shotgun sequence genome encodes:
- the LOC123673301 gene encoding uncharacterized protein LOC123673301, which produces MPMLKVNTTFCADFIKSNVDGEIVDRKFFTTPNAMIDSSTELKVWFDFHITERIVADMEDMSNKGSGWALSKIIHLEIAINKFEMGNCAGGVGGSSYIKLPNQISKKKACINVKNNDEADYDVAAAAAAQPLENISISEIKYHYCWIKDLSRLVSSQLSKHKTKKFICDRCLNYFSSQIKLNEHFEWCKDLNNEKVTFPKYDNVEFRNFVFKQKCPFIVYADFESLLRQCNKKISEKSFKYQEHVPYSVGYYLKCVYNDNFSRYASFRGETCLDWFADEIDKIASFVYSNIKHIEPMSAAPRDVGTHCHICEKSFNDKDVIVRDHDHFSSEFRGWAHQQCNLNFRKLFIVPIVFHNLSNYDGHFIVKSLLHRGNITTLPINKEKYISFTYFHQETKLRFRFIDSFKFMGASLDELASTLILENFYNLKKEFSSLHDSEFELLTRKGTFCYDYMTDLDKLNDTALPSINEFHNKLTNSHIDAETYHHAQTVWKTFKIKSLGEYSDLYIKTDILLLADVMENFRKTALETYKLDPAWYYTMPGYTWDCMLKYTKCKLQILKDIDMVMFVERGIRGGISCCMHRLSEANNPQMDNFDTSKPESYLLYLDVNNLYGWAMSQYLPFGDFEWCDTSVDVSIVPDDGPEGYILQVDLEYPQHLHDLHKDLPLCPEHRVPPGSKLPKLLCTLSDKKDYIIHYRNLKTVLELGLRLIKIKKVLKFKQSPWLKPYIDLNTELRAKATTKFGKNQFKFANNAIFGKTMENIRLHRIVRLVNRYEGRFGAKNLIASPRFHSRTVFGEDLMAIELKKNELLFNKPLYIGMAILDISKVCMYNFHYKYMLPKNPDGCKIMYIDTDSFFYEIRGCNPYELIKMDCYTHFDTSDYPKTNAFNIPLVNKKVPGLMKDEVNGEIITHFAGLRSKMYAFKVQGGKITKKSKGVKNYVVKNHLTFDDYVKCLKENEQLVLPQNTIGSFAHDIYSIQQSKIVLSAQDDKRYLIPSSFDTLPWGHYSLQPHTSSLLPPPPQPQQ; this is translated from the exons CCGAATTGAAAGTGTGGTTTGATTTTCATATAACTGAACGTATCGTAGCTGATATGGAAGACATGTCAAACAAGGGCAGCGGTTGGGCATTgagtaaaattattcatttagaaATTGCAATTAATAAATTCGAAATGGGAAATTGTGCTGGTGGTGTTGGTGGATCATCTTACATTAAACTACCTAAtcaaatttcgaagaaaaaagcaTGTATCAACGTTAAGAATAACGATGAGgc tGACTACGATGTAGCAGCAGCAGCAGCCGCCCAACCATTAGAAAATATAagtatttctgaaattaaatatcactattgttggattaaAGATCTTTCCAGACTTGTTTCAAGTCAGCTCTCGAAACATAAAACGAAGAAATTTATATGTGACAggtgtttgaattatttttcatctcagataaaattgaatgaacattTTGAGTGGTGTAAagatttgaataatgaaaaagtaACTTTTCCAAAGTACGATAACGTTGAAtttagaaattttgttttcaaacaaaaatgtcCCTTTATTGTGTATGCAGACTTTGAATCCTTACTAAGACAATGCAATaagaaaatcagtgaaaaatcaTTCAAGTATCAGGAGCATGTGCCATATAGTGTGGGTTATTATTTAAAATGTgtatataatgataatttttcgcGTTATGCTAGTTTTCGTGGTGAGACGTGCTTGGATTGGTTTGCTGATGAAATAGATAAAATTGCCTCCTTTGTTTATAGCAATATTAAACACATTGAACCTATGTCAGCTGCACCTAGAGATGTTGGCACACATTGtcatatttgtgaaaaaagttTTAACGATAAGGATGTAATAGTTAGAGATCATGAtcatttttcatcagaatttaGGGGATGGGCACATCAGCAGTGTAATCTTAATTTCCGAAAACTCTTTATTGTGCCCAtagtttttcataatttatcgAATTACGATGGACATTTTATCGTGAAGTCTCTTTTACATCGAGGCAACATCACTACTTTACCAATTAATAAGGaaaaatacatttcattcaCATATTTTCATCAGGAAACCAAACTCAGATTCAGATTTATCGACTCATTTAAATTCATGGGGGCTAGTTTGGATGAATTAGCTTCTACTTtaattctcgaaaatttttaCAATCTTAAGAAAGAATTTTCAAGTTTGCACGATAGTGAGTTTGAGCTGCTAACTAGAAAGGGTActttttgttatgattatatGACTGACCTGGACAAGTTAAACGATACAGCACTACCATCAATCAAtgaatttcataataaattaaCCAACTCACACATTGATGCTGAAACCTACCATCATGCTCAAACCGTTTGGAAAACATTCAAGATAAAATCGTTAGGTGAATATAGTGATCTTTACATAAAAACAGATATACTTTTGCTCGCTGACGTAATGGAGAATTTTCGGAAAACAGCTTTAGAGACATACAAACTCGATCCGGCATGGTACTACACTATGCCCGGTTACACCTGGGACTGTATGCTAAAGTATACTAAATGTAAACTACAGATACTTAAAGATATTGATATGGTTATGTTTGTGGAACGGGGTATACGTGGGGGAATCAGTTGCTGCATGCATAGACTATCTGAAGCTAATAATCCCCAAATGGATAATTTCGACACATCAAAACCCGAGTCATATTTACTTTATCTTGatgtaaataatttatatggatGGGCGATGAGTCAATATTTACCATTTGGAGATTTTGAATGGTGCGATACATCTGTTGATGTGAGCATTGTTCCCGATGATGGTCCAGAAGGATACATCCTTCAGGTGGATCTGGAATATCCGCAACATCTGCATGATCTACATAAAGATCTACCACTGTGTCCGGAGCACAGAGTCCCTCCTGGTTCAAAGTTGCCAAAATTACTATGCACACTCTCCGATAAAAAAGATTACATTATTCATTATCGCAATTTGAAGACAGTGTTAGAATTGGGGTTGAGATTGATAAAGATtaaaaaagttttgaaatttaaacaatCTCCTTGGCTGAAACCCTATATCGATCTCAATACAGAACTACGAGCAAAGGCAACAACCAAATTTGgtaaaaatcaatttaaatttgCAAATAACGCCATTTTTGGTAAAACTATGGAAAATATTCGACTACACAGGATAGTTCGTTTGGTAAATCGCTATGAAGGTCGTTTCGGAGCCAAAAATCTGATAGCATCGCCAAGATTTCATAGTCGTACGGTTTTCGGTGAGGATTTAATGGCGATCGAACTCAAAAAGAATGAGCTTTTGTTTAATAAACCTCTATATATAGGTATGGCTATTCTTGATATTTCAAAGGTGTGTATGTATAATTTTCACTATAAGTATATGCTACCTAAAAATCCTGATGGTTGTAAGATTATGTATATTGATACCGactcatttttttatgaaattagaGGTTGTAACCCATACGAACTCATTAAAATGGATTGTTATACACACTTTGATACTAGTGATTACCCTAAAACCAATGCTTTCAACATTCCATTGGTGAATAAAAAGGTACCAGGTTTAAtgaaagatgaagtgaatggTGAAATTATCACACATTTTGCGGGTTTAAGATCTAAAATGTATGCTTTCAAGGTTCAAGGgggaaaaatcacaaaaaaatcaaaGGGTGTGAAAAATTATGTTGTCAAAAACCACTTGACTTTTGATGATTATGTGAAATGTCtcaaagaaaatgaacaacTGGTTTTACCTCAAAATACAATCGGCTCCTTTGCACATGACATCTATTCAATTCAGCAATCGAAAATAGTATTGAGTGCACAAGACGACAAACGCTACTTAATTCCTTCATCTTTTGATACGTTACCTTGGGGTCATTATTCACTACAACCACACACATCATCACTACTACCACCTCCACCACAACCACAGCAATAA